One Micromonospora craniellae genomic region harbors:
- a CDS encoding pectate lyase family protein codes for MLAFVTRRLTRRLAVLAATAVALPTALVAVTAAPATAATVDTSAYYVFVNRNSGKAMDLWEWSTADGGEIRQFNRLDGTNQQFQFVDVGNGYYQLRNRHSGKVVTVPNSNDGVQVTQVTASSDTKQHWALRDSANGDVRFINRHSSKALEVWEWSTADGAVVSQYADLDGANQQWQLVRLGGGTTPPPNPGPQTGLVGWATQNGGTTGGGNAGVTTVTTASALTSALGSSSAAVIRVSGTINCSGMLRVRSNKTILGNAGATIAGCGFTINGDRNVIIRNLTFRNWGDDAINIEQSATNIWVDHNTFSAGYDGAVDIKRGSDFITVSWNRVFSHDKTMLLGHSDSNASQDVGRLRVSYHHNWFDGSNQRNPRVRFGNPVHVYNNYYSNVRGYGVASTMNAGVLVEGNYFENTPDPYHRGEGNSGPGGLVARNNHFVNSGGGQAGGSVAGIPYPYTLDTPSNVKSIVTGGAGAGRISV; via the coding sequence GTGCTTGCATTCGTCACGCGTCGCCTGACCCGGCGACTCGCGGTGCTGGCCGCCACGGCGGTCGCGCTGCCCACGGCGCTCGTCGCGGTGACAGCCGCCCCGGCCACGGCGGCGACCGTCGACACCAGTGCCTACTACGTGTTCGTGAACCGCAACAGCGGCAAAGCGATGGACCTGTGGGAGTGGTCCACCGCCGACGGTGGCGAGATCCGCCAGTTCAACCGCCTCGACGGCACCAACCAGCAGTTCCAGTTCGTCGACGTGGGCAACGGCTACTACCAGCTCCGCAACCGGCACTCCGGCAAGGTCGTGACCGTACCGAACTCGAACGACGGCGTACAGGTCACCCAGGTCACGGCAAGCAGCGACACCAAGCAGCATTGGGCACTGCGCGACTCCGCCAACGGCGACGTACGGTTCATCAACCGGCACAGCAGCAAGGCGCTAGAGGTGTGGGAGTGGTCCACCGCCGACGGCGCGGTCGTCTCGCAGTACGCGGACCTGGACGGCGCCAACCAGCAGTGGCAACTCGTCAGGCTGGGTGGCGGCACGACTCCCCCGCCCAACCCCGGCCCGCAGACCGGGCTGGTCGGCTGGGCCACCCAGAACGGCGGCACCACCGGCGGTGGCAACGCCGGCGTGACCACGGTGACCACGGCGTCGGCGTTGACCAGCGCCCTCGGCTCCAGCAGCGCGGCGGTGATCCGGGTCTCCGGCACCATCAACTGCTCGGGGATGCTGCGGGTCCGGTCCAACAAGACCATCCTCGGCAACGCCGGGGCGACGATCGCCGGCTGCGGCTTCACCATCAACGGTGACCGCAACGTCATCATCCGCAACCTGACCTTCCGGAACTGGGGCGACGACGCGATCAACATCGAGCAGTCGGCCACCAACATCTGGGTCGACCACAACACCTTCAGCGCCGGCTACGACGGTGCGGTCGACATCAAGCGCGGCTCCGACTTCATCACCGTCTCGTGGAACCGGGTGTTCAGCCACGACAAGACCATGCTGCTCGGGCACAGCGACAGCAACGCCAGCCAGGACGTCGGACGGCTGCGCGTGTCGTACCACCACAACTGGTTCGACGGCAGCAACCAGCGCAACCCGCGGGTCCGCTTCGGTAACCCGGTGCACGTCTACAACAACTACTACAGCAACGTGCGCGGCTACGGCGTGGCGTCCACGATGAACGCCGGCGTGCTGGTCGAGGGGAACTACTTCGAGAACACCCCCGACCCGTACCACCGTGGTGAGGGTAACTCCGGGCCGGGCGGCCTGGTGGCCCGCAACAACCACTTCGTCAACTCGGGCGGCGGACAGGCCGGCGGCAGCGTGGCCGGCATCCCGTACCCGTACACCCTGGACACCCCGAGCAACGTCAAGTCGATCGTGACGGGCGGCGCGGGCGCCGGACGGATCTCGGTCTGA